In Desulfosporosinus sp. Sb-LF, one DNA window encodes the following:
- a CDS encoding LacI family DNA-binding transcriptional regulator: MATIRDVARLAGVSVATVSRVVNKTDSVNPETARQVQKAIEQLQYEPNAVARGLAGKKMGIIALILPDILNPFFPALARGVEDVAHKKGLTVILGNSDDLGLKESSYIKVLKKKYVDGFIIASNTIREEDVEALRKERIPIVLLDRGLNTAACAVIRSNNREGAKLAVQHLIEQGCQRIAHIYGPPEFITARERLLGYEEIARELSEYSPSLMVPGHFAVEGGRKAVEELLCRHPDLDGIFAGNDLMAVGALKALHERGIRVPEQVKVCGFDGIGLTEITEPELTTVAQPIYEMGGLAARILLDEIESGIRQNTVIELDVTLIPRKSTQ; encoded by the coding sequence TTGGCAACGATTAGAGATGTTGCTCGTTTAGCGGGGGTATCTGTTGCTACAGTCTCCCGAGTGGTTAACAAAACGGACTCTGTGAATCCCGAGACCGCAAGACAAGTGCAGAAAGCAATTGAGCAGCTTCAATATGAGCCAAATGCTGTGGCTCGGGGCTTGGCAGGTAAGAAGATGGGGATTATTGCCTTGATTTTGCCGGATATCTTAAATCCTTTTTTTCCTGCTTTGGCCCGTGGGGTTGAAGATGTTGCTCATAAGAAGGGCCTTACGGTTATCTTAGGCAACTCAGATGATTTGGGCTTAAAAGAAAGTTCATATATTAAGGTTCTTAAGAAAAAGTATGTGGATGGCTTCATCATTGCTTCGAATACGATTCGTGAAGAGGATGTCGAAGCGTTAAGAAAAGAACGAATCCCGATTGTGTTGTTAGACAGAGGTTTGAATACTGCGGCTTGTGCAGTGATACGCTCAAATAACCGTGAAGGGGCGAAGCTTGCCGTTCAGCATCTAATAGAGCAGGGCTGTCAAAGAATTGCTCATATTTACGGACCGCCGGAATTCATCACGGCTCGAGAACGTTTGCTGGGATATGAGGAAATTGCCCGAGAATTAAGTGAGTATTCTCCCAGTCTGATGGTGCCCGGGCATTTTGCTGTTGAGGGTGGCCGAAAAGCTGTAGAAGAGCTTCTTTGTCGTCATCCTGATCTTGATGGAATTTTTGCCGGAAATGATCTCATGGCAGTAGGGGCTCTCAAAGCCTTGCATGAACGAGGGATTAGGGTCCCAGAACAGGTCAAAGTCTGCGGGTTCGATGGGATAGGTTTAACAGAAATTACTGAACCGGAATTGACGACCGTGGCGCAGCCAATTTATGAGATGGGAGGATTAGCTGCGCGTATTTTGTTAGACGAAATCGAGAGCGGTATCCGCCAGAATACGGTCATTG